The Arachis ipaensis cultivar K30076 chromosome B07, Araip1.1, whole genome shotgun sequence genome includes a window with the following:
- the LOC107608816 gene encoding pentatricopeptide repeat-containing protein At5g64320, mitochondrial isoform X1: MLKSFKSSTIHVHRTILFSVKIASFPLCTTTTTTLGAKKDQFWDSAEEESSDNEWERLLKPFGLKQLRSSLSPISPSQLCKLLLLPLDIPTTMELFEKAGSQNGYSHSFDVYCILIDKLGSNGDFKTIDLLLKQMKDEGIVFKESIFIMIMRYYGKAGLPGQATRLLLDMWGVYDCEPSFKSYNVVLEILVAGNCPKVAPNVFYDMLNRGVSPTVSTFGVVMKALCMINEVDSACSLLKDMMKHGCVPNSIIYQTLIHTLSQNNRVNEAMKLLEEMFLMGCEPDVQTFNDVIYGLCRASRIHEAAKLLDRMLLRGFSADELTYGFLINGLCRTGHVDEARALLNKIPNLNAVHYNTLINGYVARGRFDEAKDLLYNNMVISGYKPDGFTFNIMIDGFCKKGRLVSALEFLHEMVTKGFEPCVVTYTILINGFCKQGRLDEAVEVVNAMWAKGLSLNTVGYNCLISAVCKDGRTEEALQLFGEMSSKGCKPDIYTFNSLIFGMCNDDKMEEALRLYRDMFMEGVIANTVTYNTLIHAFIRRGAIQQAFKLVDEMIFRGCPLDNITYTTLIKALCMAGEVEKGLAFFEEMLGKGIFPDTNCCNILINAFCRIGKVNDALQFLRDMIHRGLIPDIVTYNCLINGLCKMGHLQEALNLFNRLQAEGMRPDAITYNTLVSRYCYEGLFNEACLMMYKGVDNGFVPNEITWYILLNYFARVLRGVGPSSRVDMGYASWG, translated from the coding sequence ATGTTGAAATCATTCAAATCTTCAACAATCCATGTGCATAGAACAATATTGTTTTCCGTCAAAATCGCATCTTTCCCACtctgcaccaccaccaccactacactTGGAGCAAaaaaggatcaattttgggaTAGTGCAGAAGAAGAGAGTAGTGACAATGAATGGGAGAGGTTACTCAAACCGTTTGGCCTCAAACAACTTCGTAGTTCACTTTCCCCAATTAGCCCTTCCCAGCTTTGCAAATTGCTTTTGCTTCCACTTGACATTCCAACTACAATGGAGTTGTTTGAAAAAGCTGGTTCACAAAATGGTTATTCCCACTCCTTTGATGTGTACTGCATTTTGATTGATAAACTTGGTTCTAATGGGGACTTCAAAACTATAGATTTGTTGTTGAAGCAAATGAAGGATGAGGGTATTGTGTTTAAGGAATCAATCTTTATCATGATCATGAGGTATTATGGGAAAGCTGGGTTGCCGGGCCAGGCGACTCGACTTTTGTTGGATATGTGGGGTGTTTATGATTGTGAACCTAGTTTTAAGTCCTACAATGTTGTGCTGGAGATTCTGGTTGCCGGGAATTGTCCTAAGGTAGCGCCGAATGTGTTTTATGACATGCTGAATAGGGGTGTTTCACCAACTGTTTCTACATTTGGGGTGGTGATGAAGGCATTGTGTATGATTAATGAGGTTGATTCAGCTTGCTCACTTCTAAAGGACATGATGAAGCATGGTTGTGTTCCGAATTCGATCATCTACCAGACTCTAATTCATACTCTTTCGCAGAATAATAGAGTGAACGAGGCGATGAAGCTCTTGGAGGAAATGTTTCTGATGGGTTGCGAACCTGATGTGCAGACTTTCAATGATGTTATTTATGGCCTCTGCCGGGCCAGCAGGATTCATGAGGCAGCAAAGTTGCTTGATCGAATGCTGCTTCGCGGTTTCAGTGCAGATGAACTGACTTATGGTTTTTTGATTAATGGATTGTGCAGGACGGGACACGTTGATGAAGCAAGGGCCTTGTTGAATAAAATTCCTAACCTGAATGCTGTTCACTATAATACATTAATAAATGGCTATGTTGCTAGGGGACGGTTTGACGAAGCAAAGGATCTTTTGTACAATAACATGGTAATTTCAGGCTACAAACCCGATGGCTTCACGTTTAATATAATGATTGATGGGTTTTGCAAGAAGGGGCGGCTGGTCTCGGCTCTTGAATTCTTACATGAGATGGTAACAAAAGGTTTTGAGCCCTGCGTGGTCACATACACTATATTGATAAATGGTTTCTGCAAGCAAGGTCGATTAGATGAAGCTGTGGAAGTCGTGAATGCCATGTGGGCTAAAGGTCTCAGTTTAAACACAGTGGGATACAATTGCCTGATAAGTGCTGTGTGTAAAGATGGGAGGACTGAAGAAGCTCTACAATTGTTTGGTGAGATGTCAAGCAAAGGATGTAAACCTGACATTTATACATTTAATTCTTTAATATTTGGAATGTGCAACGATGACAAGATGGAAGAGGCTCTGCGCTTGTATCGTGACATGTTCATGGAGGGTGTTATTGCCAACACTGTGACATACAACACATTGATTCATGCATTTATTAGGAGAGGCGCAATTCAACAAGCATTTAAGCTTGTTGATGAGATGATATTTCGAGGGTGCCCTCTCGACAATATTACATATACGACACTTATTAAAGCTCTATGTATGGCCGGGGAAGTAGAAAAAGGATTGGCATTTTTTGAAGAAATGCTTGGGAAAGGGATATTTCCTGATACCAACTGTTGCAATATTCTGATCAATGCCTTTTGTAGAATCGGAAAGGTAAACGATGCTCTTCAATTTCTTCGGGATATGATTCATCGTGGTTTGATTCCTGATATAGTCACTTATAACTGTCTGATCAATGGTCTTTGTAAGATGGGTCATCTTCAGGAAGCTTTGAACCTTTTTAACAGGTTACAAGCCGAAGGAATGCGTCCCGATGCTATCACGTATAACACACTTGTCAGTAGATACTGCTACGAGGGATTGTTTAA
- the LOC107608816 gene encoding pentatricopeptide repeat-containing protein At5g64320, mitochondrial isoform X2 gives MLKSFKSSTIHVHRTILFSVKIASFPLCTTTTTTLGAKKDQFWDSAEEESSDNEWERLLKPFGLKQLRSSLSPISPSQLCKLLLLPLDIPTTMELFEKAGSQNGYSHSFDVYCILIDKLGSNGDFKTIDLLLKQMKDEGIVFKESIFIMIMRYYGKAGLPGQATRLLLDMWGVYDCEPSFKSYNVVLEILVAGNCPKVAPNVFYDMLNRGVSPTVSTFGVVMKALCMINEVDSACSLLKDMMKHGCVPNSIIYQTLIHTLSQNNRVNEAMKLLEEMFLMGCEPDVQTFNDVIYGLCRASRIHEAAKLLDRMLLRGFSADELTYGFLINGLCRTGHVDEARALLNKIPNLNAVHYNTLINGYVARGRFDEAKDLLYNNMVISGYKPDGFTFNIMIDGFCKKGRLVSALEFLHEMVTKGFEPCVVTYTILINGFCKQGRLDEAVEVVNAMWAKGLSLNTVGYNCLISAVCKDGRTEEALQLFGEMSSKGCKPDIYTFNSLIFGMCNDDKMEEALRLYRDMFMEGVIANTVTYNTLIHAFIRRGAIQQAFKLVDEMIFRGCPLDNITYTTLIKALCMAGEVEKGLAFFEEMLGKGIFPDTNCCNILINAFCRIGKVTSRRNASRCYHV, from the exons ATGTTGAAATCATTCAAATCTTCAACAATCCATGTGCATAGAACAATATTGTTTTCCGTCAAAATCGCATCTTTCCCACtctgcaccaccaccaccactacactTGGAGCAAaaaaggatcaattttgggaTAGTGCAGAAGAAGAGAGTAGTGACAATGAATGGGAGAGGTTACTCAAACCGTTTGGCCTCAAACAACTTCGTAGTTCACTTTCCCCAATTAGCCCTTCCCAGCTTTGCAAATTGCTTTTGCTTCCACTTGACATTCCAACTACAATGGAGTTGTTTGAAAAAGCTGGTTCACAAAATGGTTATTCCCACTCCTTTGATGTGTACTGCATTTTGATTGATAAACTTGGTTCTAATGGGGACTTCAAAACTATAGATTTGTTGTTGAAGCAAATGAAGGATGAGGGTATTGTGTTTAAGGAATCAATCTTTATCATGATCATGAGGTATTATGGGAAAGCTGGGTTGCCGGGCCAGGCGACTCGACTTTTGTTGGATATGTGGGGTGTTTATGATTGTGAACCTAGTTTTAAGTCCTACAATGTTGTGCTGGAGATTCTGGTTGCCGGGAATTGTCCTAAGGTAGCGCCGAATGTGTTTTATGACATGCTGAATAGGGGTGTTTCACCAACTGTTTCTACATTTGGGGTGGTGATGAAGGCATTGTGTATGATTAATGAGGTTGATTCAGCTTGCTCACTTCTAAAGGACATGATGAAGCATGGTTGTGTTCCGAATTCGATCATCTACCAGACTCTAATTCATACTCTTTCGCAGAATAATAGAGTGAACGAGGCGATGAAGCTCTTGGAGGAAATGTTTCTGATGGGTTGCGAACCTGATGTGCAGACTTTCAATGATGTTATTTATGGCCTCTGCCGGGCCAGCAGGATTCATGAGGCAGCAAAGTTGCTTGATCGAATGCTGCTTCGCGGTTTCAGTGCAGATGAACTGACTTATGGTTTTTTGATTAATGGATTGTGCAGGACGGGACACGTTGATGAAGCAAGGGCCTTGTTGAATAAAATTCCTAACCTGAATGCTGTTCACTATAATACATTAATAAATGGCTATGTTGCTAGGGGACGGTTTGACGAAGCAAAGGATCTTTTGTACAATAACATGGTAATTTCAGGCTACAAACCCGATGGCTTCACGTTTAATATAATGATTGATGGGTTTTGCAAGAAGGGGCGGCTGGTCTCGGCTCTTGAATTCTTACATGAGATGGTAACAAAAGGTTTTGAGCCCTGCGTGGTCACATACACTATATTGATAAATGGTTTCTGCAAGCAAGGTCGATTAGATGAAGCTGTGGAAGTCGTGAATGCCATGTGGGCTAAAGGTCTCAGTTTAAACACAGTGGGATACAATTGCCTGATAAGTGCTGTGTGTAAAGATGGGAGGACTGAAGAAGCTCTACAATTGTTTGGTGAGATGTCAAGCAAAGGATGTAAACCTGACATTTATACATTTAATTCTTTAATATTTGGAATGTGCAACGATGACAAGATGGAAGAGGCTCTGCGCTTGTATCGTGACATGTTCATGGAGGGTGTTATTGCCAACACTGTGACATACAACACATTGATTCATGCATTTATTAGGAGAGGCGCAATTCAACAAGCATTTAAGCTTGTTGATGAGATGATATTTCGAGGGTGCCCTCTCGACAATATTACATATACGACACTTATTAAAGCTCTATGTATGGCCGGGGAAGTAGAAAAAGGATTGGCATTTTTTGAAGAAATGCTTGGGAAAGGGATATTTCCTGATACCAACTGTTGCAATATTCTGATCAATGCCTTTTGTAGAATCGGAAAG GTTACAAGCCGAAGGAATGCGTCCCGATGCTATCACGTATAA
- the LOC107608815 gene encoding auxin response factor 6 isoform X1, which produces MKLSSSGFNQPAEEEGEKKTLNSELWHACAGPLVSLPLVGSRVVYFPQGHSEQVAASTNREADAHIPNYPNLPPQLICQLHNVTMHADAETDEVYAQMTLQPLNPQEQKDVYLLPAELGTPSKQPTNYFCKTLTASDTSTHGGFSVPRRAAEKVFPPLDYTQQPPAQELIARDLHDNEWKFRHIFRGQPKRHLLTTGWSVFVSAKRLVAGDSVLFIWNEKNQLLLGIRRANRPQTVMPSSVLSSDSMHIGLLAAAAHAAATNSRFTIFYNPRASPSEFVIPLTKYVKAVYHTRVSVGMRFRMLFETEESSVRRYMGTITGISDLDSVRWPNSHWRSVKVGWDESTAGDRQPRVSLWEIEPLTTFPMYPSPFPLRLRRPWPSGLPSLYGLKDGGDMGINSPFMWLQSGLGDQGMQSLNFQGIGVTPWMQPRFDASMPGLQPELYQAMTSAAFQEMRTMDPSKPSSQSLLQFQQPSNVPSAFASELQRQVLPQSQPQNTLLQNFQEHQTPAPSQISPQQLHRYHPYSDQRQQQQQLKTVPVQQQLQNLVSPLSNFASATQPQSPSLQALASHCQQQSFPEPIRNHVSSSDVSPMQSLLGSFSQDGASQLLNRNGPNSVMSSGALLPKQITIESQVPSAGAQCVLPQVENLGTSQSNVSELTALPPFPGREHSGYQGAADPHSNLLFGINIDPSSLMLQNGMQNLRNLGNVNDSLSMTFSAPNCGGANAPGSDFPLSSNVTTSSCVDESGFLQSSENVDQSNTPTGTFVKVHKSRSLGRSLDISKFSSYDELRSELARLFGLEGQLEDPQRSGWQLVFVDRENDILLLGDDPWQEFVNSVWSIKILSPLEVQQMGKGVVPSTSAPSAQKLSSTATTNSCDNNYGVGKQELRSSSNGMASMGSLHY; this is translated from the exons ATGAAGCTTTCTTCCTCTGGGTTTAATCAACCAGCTGAAGAAGAAG GGGAGAAGAAAACTTTGAATTCTGAACTATGGCATGCATGTGCTGGTCCTCTGGTTTCTCTACCACTGGTTGGAAGTCGTGTAGTATACTTTCCTCAAGGTCACAGCGAACAG GTAGCTGCTTCGACCAACAGGGAAGCAGATGCACATATTCCGAATTACCCTAACCTGCCGCCCCAGCTTATCTGTCAGCTCCACAACGTGACGATGCAT GCTGATGCTGAAACAGATGAAGTATATGCTCAGATGACTCTGCAACCTCTAAATCCA CAAGAACAAAAGGATGTGTATCTACTTCCGGCCGAATTGGGTACTCCCAGCAAACAACCAACCAACTACTTCTGTAAGACATTAACTGCTAGTGATACCAGCACTCACGGAGGATTTTCTGTTCCTCGAAGAGCAGCTGAAAAAGTCTTTCCTCCTCTT GATTACACACAGCAGCCTCCTGCTCAAGAACTGATTGCTAGAGATCTTCATGATAATGAATGGAAATTCAGACATATATTTCGAG GTCAGCCAAAAAGGCATCTTCTTACTACTGGGTGGAGTGTCTTTGTCAGTGCTAAGAGGCTTGTTGCTGGTGATTCTGTTCTTTTCATATG GAATGAAAAAAATCAATTACTTTTGGGTATACGGAGAGCAAATCGTCCGCAGACTGTCATGCCATCATCAGTTCTGTCAAGTGATAGCATGCACATTGGTCTCCTCGCTGCTGCAGCTCATGCAGCTGCCACAAACAGCCGTTTTACTATATTTTATAATCCTAG GGCAAGCCCATCTGAATTTGTCATTCCCTTGACCAAGTATGTAAAAGCAGTGTATCATACACGAGTTTCTGTTGGTATGCGGTTTAGGATGCTCTTCGAGACAGAAGAGTCAAGTGTCCGTCG ATATATGGGTACTATAACAGGCATTAGTGATTTAGATTCAGTCCGCTGGCCAAATTCACACTGGCGTTCTGTGAAG GTTGGTTGGGATGAGTCTACTGCAGGAGATAGGCAACCAAGAGTCTCCTTGTGGGAGATTGAGCCTTTGACAACATTCCCAATGTATCCATCTCCATTCCCCTTGAGGTTGAGGCGTCCTTGGCCATCTGGACTACCTTCTTTATACG GTCTCAAGGATGGTGGTGACATGGGCATTAATTCTCCTTTCATGTGGCTCCAAAGTGGGCTTGGGGATCAAGGAATGCAATCATTGAACTTCCAGGGGATTGGTGTTACACCGTGGATGCAACCGAGATTTGATGCTTCCATGCCAGGACTCCAACCGGAGTTATACCAAGCAATGACTTCTGCTGCATTCCAGGAAATGAGGACGATGGATCCTTCGAAACCTTCATCCCAATCTCTGTTGCAGTTTCAGCAGCCTTCAAATGTTCCTTCTGCTTTTGCATCTGAGTTACAGAGACAAGTGTTACCACAGTCTCAGCCCCAAAACACTCTTCTACAAAATTTTCAAGAACATCAAACTCCTGCACCGTCACAGATTTCACCACAGCAGTTGCATCGTTACCACCCATATAGCGATCAGCGGCAACAGCAGCAGCAACTAAAAACTGTGCCTGTTCAGCAGCAGTTACAGAATTTAGTCTCTCCGTTGTCTAATTTTGCATCAGCTACACAACCTCAATCTCCATCCTTGCAAGCCCTTGCTTCACATTGCCAGCAGCAGAGCTTTCCCGAGCCAATCAGGAATCATGTTTCAAGCTCTGATGTTTCCCCTATGCAAAGTCTACTAGGCTCATTCTCTCAGGATGGAGCATCACAGTTACTTAACCGGAACGGACCGAACTCTGTCATGTCTTCTGGAGCCTTACTACCGAAGCAAATAACCATTGAATCTCAGGTACCATCAGCTGGTGCTCAGTGTGTATTGCCTCAGGTGGAAAATTTGGGAACATCACAATCAAATGTGTCCGAACTTACCGCTTTGCCTCCGTTTCCTGGAAGAGAACATTCTGGATATCAAGGTGCAGCTGATCCTCATAGCAATCTTTTGTTTGGGATAAACATAGATCCTTCTTCTCTTATGCTGCAAAATGGCATGCAAAACCTTAGAAATCTAGGCAACGTGAACGATTCATTGTCAATGACGTTTTCTGCTCCAAATTGTGGTGGTGCTAATGCTCCTGGCTCCGATTTCCCCCTAAGTTCAAACGTAACAACTTCAAGTTGTGTTGATGAATCGGGATTCTTGCAGTCTTCCGAAAATGTAGACCAATCCAATACTCCAACTGGAACCTTTGTCAAG GTTCACAAGTCAAGGTCCTTAGGCAGGTCACTGGACATTTCGAAGTTCAGCAGCTATGACGAGCTGCGCAGTGAACTTGCTCGGTTATTTGGCCTTGAAGGCCAACTAGAGGATCCTCAGAGATCAGGCTGGCAGCTTGTATTTGTTGACCGGGAGAATGACATTCTCCTTCTTGGTGATGATCCCTGGCA GGAGTTTGTGAACAGTGTATGGTCCATTAAGATACTATCTCCACTTGAAGTTCAACAAATGGGGAAAGGTGTTGTTCCTTCTACTTCTGCCCCTTCAGCTCAAAAGCTTTCTTCTACTGCTACTACCAATTCTTGTGACAATAATTATGGTGTTGGTAAACAAGAGTTGAGAAGTTCCAGCAATGGTATGGCATCAATGGGGTCCCTTCACTATTAG
- the LOC107608815 gene encoding auxin response factor 6 isoform X2, translating to MTLQPLNPQEQKDVYLLPAELGTPSKQPTNYFCKTLTASDTSTHGGFSVPRRAAEKVFPPLDYTQQPPAQELIARDLHDNEWKFRHIFRGQPKRHLLTTGWSVFVSAKRLVAGDSVLFIWNEKNQLLLGIRRANRPQTVMPSSVLSSDSMHIGLLAAAAHAAATNSRFTIFYNPRASPSEFVIPLTKYVKAVYHTRVSVGMRFRMLFETEESSVRRYMGTITGISDLDSVRWPNSHWRSVKVGWDESTAGDRQPRVSLWEIEPLTTFPMYPSPFPLRLRRPWPSGLPSLYGLKDGGDMGINSPFMWLQSGLGDQGMQSLNFQGIGVTPWMQPRFDASMPGLQPELYQAMTSAAFQEMRTMDPSKPSSQSLLQFQQPSNVPSAFASELQRQVLPQSQPQNTLLQNFQEHQTPAPSQISPQQLHRYHPYSDQRQQQQQLKTVPVQQQLQNLVSPLSNFASATQPQSPSLQALASHCQQQSFPEPIRNHVSSSDVSPMQSLLGSFSQDGASQLLNRNGPNSVMSSGALLPKQITIESQVPSAGAQCVLPQVENLGTSQSNVSELTALPPFPGREHSGYQGAADPHSNLLFGINIDPSSLMLQNGMQNLRNLGNVNDSLSMTFSAPNCGGANAPGSDFPLSSNVTTSSCVDESGFLQSSENVDQSNTPTGTFVKVHKSRSLGRSLDISKFSSYDELRSELARLFGLEGQLEDPQRSGWQLVFVDRENDILLLGDDPWQEFVNSVWSIKILSPLEVQQMGKGVVPSTSAPSAQKLSSTATTNSCDNNYGVGKQELRSSSNGMASMGSLHY from the exons ATGACTCTGCAACCTCTAAATCCA CAAGAACAAAAGGATGTGTATCTACTTCCGGCCGAATTGGGTACTCCCAGCAAACAACCAACCAACTACTTCTGTAAGACATTAACTGCTAGTGATACCAGCACTCACGGAGGATTTTCTGTTCCTCGAAGAGCAGCTGAAAAAGTCTTTCCTCCTCTT GATTACACACAGCAGCCTCCTGCTCAAGAACTGATTGCTAGAGATCTTCATGATAATGAATGGAAATTCAGACATATATTTCGAG GTCAGCCAAAAAGGCATCTTCTTACTACTGGGTGGAGTGTCTTTGTCAGTGCTAAGAGGCTTGTTGCTGGTGATTCTGTTCTTTTCATATG GAATGAAAAAAATCAATTACTTTTGGGTATACGGAGAGCAAATCGTCCGCAGACTGTCATGCCATCATCAGTTCTGTCAAGTGATAGCATGCACATTGGTCTCCTCGCTGCTGCAGCTCATGCAGCTGCCACAAACAGCCGTTTTACTATATTTTATAATCCTAG GGCAAGCCCATCTGAATTTGTCATTCCCTTGACCAAGTATGTAAAAGCAGTGTATCATACACGAGTTTCTGTTGGTATGCGGTTTAGGATGCTCTTCGAGACAGAAGAGTCAAGTGTCCGTCG ATATATGGGTACTATAACAGGCATTAGTGATTTAGATTCAGTCCGCTGGCCAAATTCACACTGGCGTTCTGTGAAG GTTGGTTGGGATGAGTCTACTGCAGGAGATAGGCAACCAAGAGTCTCCTTGTGGGAGATTGAGCCTTTGACAACATTCCCAATGTATCCATCTCCATTCCCCTTGAGGTTGAGGCGTCCTTGGCCATCTGGACTACCTTCTTTATACG GTCTCAAGGATGGTGGTGACATGGGCATTAATTCTCCTTTCATGTGGCTCCAAAGTGGGCTTGGGGATCAAGGAATGCAATCATTGAACTTCCAGGGGATTGGTGTTACACCGTGGATGCAACCGAGATTTGATGCTTCCATGCCAGGACTCCAACCGGAGTTATACCAAGCAATGACTTCTGCTGCATTCCAGGAAATGAGGACGATGGATCCTTCGAAACCTTCATCCCAATCTCTGTTGCAGTTTCAGCAGCCTTCAAATGTTCCTTCTGCTTTTGCATCTGAGTTACAGAGACAAGTGTTACCACAGTCTCAGCCCCAAAACACTCTTCTACAAAATTTTCAAGAACATCAAACTCCTGCACCGTCACAGATTTCACCACAGCAGTTGCATCGTTACCACCCATATAGCGATCAGCGGCAACAGCAGCAGCAACTAAAAACTGTGCCTGTTCAGCAGCAGTTACAGAATTTAGTCTCTCCGTTGTCTAATTTTGCATCAGCTACACAACCTCAATCTCCATCCTTGCAAGCCCTTGCTTCACATTGCCAGCAGCAGAGCTTTCCCGAGCCAATCAGGAATCATGTTTCAAGCTCTGATGTTTCCCCTATGCAAAGTCTACTAGGCTCATTCTCTCAGGATGGAGCATCACAGTTACTTAACCGGAACGGACCGAACTCTGTCATGTCTTCTGGAGCCTTACTACCGAAGCAAATAACCATTGAATCTCAGGTACCATCAGCTGGTGCTCAGTGTGTATTGCCTCAGGTGGAAAATTTGGGAACATCACAATCAAATGTGTCCGAACTTACCGCTTTGCCTCCGTTTCCTGGAAGAGAACATTCTGGATATCAAGGTGCAGCTGATCCTCATAGCAATCTTTTGTTTGGGATAAACATAGATCCTTCTTCTCTTATGCTGCAAAATGGCATGCAAAACCTTAGAAATCTAGGCAACGTGAACGATTCATTGTCAATGACGTTTTCTGCTCCAAATTGTGGTGGTGCTAATGCTCCTGGCTCCGATTTCCCCCTAAGTTCAAACGTAACAACTTCAAGTTGTGTTGATGAATCGGGATTCTTGCAGTCTTCCGAAAATGTAGACCAATCCAATACTCCAACTGGAACCTTTGTCAAG GTTCACAAGTCAAGGTCCTTAGGCAGGTCACTGGACATTTCGAAGTTCAGCAGCTATGACGAGCTGCGCAGTGAACTTGCTCGGTTATTTGGCCTTGAAGGCCAACTAGAGGATCCTCAGAGATCAGGCTGGCAGCTTGTATTTGTTGACCGGGAGAATGACATTCTCCTTCTTGGTGATGATCCCTGGCA GGAGTTTGTGAACAGTGTATGGTCCATTAAGATACTATCTCCACTTGAAGTTCAACAAATGGGGAAAGGTGTTGTTCCTTCTACTTCTGCCCCTTCAGCTCAAAAGCTTTCTTCTACTGCTACTACCAATTCTTGTGACAATAATTATGGTGTTGGTAAACAAGAGTTGAGAAGTTCCAGCAATGGTATGGCATCAATGGGGTCCCTTCACTATTAG